The Ovis aries strain OAR_USU_Benz2616 breed Rambouillet chromosome 11, ARS-UI_Ramb_v3.0, whole genome shotgun sequence genome window below encodes:
- the LOC121820555 gene encoding acid-sensing ion channel 2-like: MDLKESPSEGSLQPSSIQIFANTSTLHGIRHIFVYGPLTVRRVLWAMAFVGSLGLLLVESSERVSYYFSYQHVTKVDEVVAQSLVFPAVTLCNLNGFRFSRLTTNDLYHAGELLALLDVNLQIPDPHLADPTVLEALQRKADFKHYRPKQFSMREFLHRVGHDLKDMMLYCKFKGQECGHQDFTTVSTWHQLLSVLGPLEKCHAGGLWLGLRSLCALEQKGEPCLRLKAKRGVGQSCWNWQEASARWDGALLSGRMCRASGGPGFGRWLRQMCRVAFHPPKGRRLERSVVQGTWCLSCVIGTACH; the protein is encoded by the coding sequence ATGGACCTCAAGGAGAGCCCCAGCGAGGGGAGCCTGCAGCCCTCTAGCATCCAGATCTTCGCCAACACCTCCACCCTCCACGGCATCCGCCACATCTTCGTCTATGGGCCGCTGACCGTCCGGCGTGTGCTCTGGGCCATGGCCTTCGTGGGCTCCCTGGGCCTGCTGCTGGTGGAGAGCTCGGAGAGGGTGTCCTACTACTTCTCTTACCAGCACGTCACCAAGGTGGACGAGGTGGTGGCCCAAAGTCTGGTCTTCCCGGCCGTGACCCTCTGCAATCTCAACGGCTTCCGTTTCTCCAGGCTCACCACCAATGACCTGTACCACGCCGGGGAACTGCTGGCGCTGCTGGACGTCAACCTGCAGATCCCCGACCCACACCTGGCCGACCCCACGGTGCTGGAGGCGCTGCAGCGAAAGGCCGACTTCAAGCACTACAGACCCAAGCAGTTCAGCATGCGGGAGTTCCTGCACCGCGTGGGCCATGACCTGAAGGATATGATGCTCTACTGCAAGTTCAAGGGGCAGGAGTGCGGCCACCAGGACTTCACCACTGTGAGTACTTGGCATCAGCTCCTTTCTGTGCTTGGTCCTTTGGAGAAGTGCCACGCTGGTGGCCTCTGGCTCGGTTTGAGGTCTCTCTGTGCTTTGGAGCAGAAGGGAGAGCCATGCCTCAGGTTGAAGGCCAAGAGGGGAGTTGGCCAGAGTTGTTGGAACTGGCAGGAGGCGTCTGCCCGCTGGGATGGGGCACTGTTGTCTGGCCGGATGTGCAGGGCGAGCGGGGGGCCTGGCTTTGGGCGATGGCTCCGCCAGATGTGCCGAGTTGCCTTCCACCCACCCAAAGGGAGGAGGCTCGAGCGGTCCGTGGTCCAGGGCACTTGGTGTCTGAGCTGTGTGATTGGAACAGCTTGTCATTGA